Proteins from one Xenorhabdus griffiniae genomic window:
- a CDS encoding TIGR03751 family conjugal transfer lipoprotein, translating into MRKITYAIVLGLTGLLAGCSTSKDTLLPAGEQTVLAMWQGNKAGHSAIPARQTLRRALTPAERSRALNEPDSYSRSAAQEISQQFPRLPNPDMVMYVYPHLAAGNTPIPGYSTVFPFYLQVQYALPGERTEAL; encoded by the coding sequence ATGCGAAAAATAACCTACGCTATCGTGTTAGGTCTGACGGGGCTGTTGGCAGGCTGTTCAACCTCGAAAGACACGTTGCTTCCGGCCGGAGAACAGACGGTGCTGGCGATGTGGCAGGGAAACAAAGCAGGTCATAGTGCAATCCCAGCAAGGCAAACCTTGCGCCGGGCGTTAACCCCAGCCGAACGGAGTCGGGCACTGAATGAGCCTGACAGCTACAGCCGTTCGGCGGCGCAGGAAATCAGCCAGCAATTTCCCCGTCTCCCCAATCCCGATATGGTGATGTATGTCTATCCGCATCTGGCGGCCGGCAATACACCGATACCGGGCTACAGCACCGTGTTCCCGTTTTATCTGCAGGTGCAGTACGCCCTGCCGGGTGAACGCACGGAGGCCCTGTGA
- a CDS encoding TIGR03752 family integrating conjugative element protein yields the protein MEVKSNALVKILVPVVLLIGGVIGIKSCRSTESAAPGTIANHVLATLSPEELQALGVGGDTPEDTLRTLIGALNKVRAEQKRLSQQNADILKENNQLKSQNQDVASQIDTAVAAIRQDDEQRQRTLQDEQQGLLAQIDWLTERLNSAPLPAQDSQIPLGLGLAGRQYAANPVTGQDELIWVTPADEKPVDLPNGADGKQSAKFPTPFLSEQPATGQNSPPIPLLKEENEKPVYTLPENATLAGSQAMTALLGRVPVNGTVTDPYPFKILIGKDNLTANGIELPEVEGAVVSGSASGDWTLSCVRGQVNAITFVFQDGTVRTLPGKGQNPQGIGWLSDENGIPCISGERKSNASTYLPTLFALSAMNSAGDALNESQRTAQTNGAGGITSALTGNAGQAALGKAISGGMKEMGEWLKQRYSQTFDAVYVPPGAGVVVHLTQSLAIDYETKGRKVHYGVSEPTQYDTNQEALD from the coding sequence ATGGAAGTTAAGTCCAATGCGTTGGTGAAAATACTGGTGCCGGTGGTATTGCTTATCGGCGGGGTTATTGGCATCAAAAGTTGCCGTTCAACGGAAAGTGCCGCGCCCGGCACGATAGCGAATCATGTGCTGGCCACGCTGTCACCGGAAGAGTTGCAGGCGCTGGGGGTCGGGGGCGATACGCCGGAAGATACCCTGCGTACCCTGATAGGCGCCCTCAATAAAGTGCGCGCAGAGCAGAAACGTTTAAGCCAGCAGAATGCCGATATTTTAAAAGAAAATAACCAGTTAAAAAGTCAGAATCAGGATGTTGCCAGCCAGATAGATACGGCGGTTGCGGCTATTCGTCAGGACGATGAACAGCGTCAGCGCACGTTGCAGGATGAGCAGCAGGGATTACTGGCACAGATTGATTGGCTCACCGAGCGGTTAAATTCAGCGCCGTTGCCGGCTCAGGACAGCCAGATACCCCTTGGGTTGGGACTGGCAGGCCGTCAGTATGCGGCCAACCCTGTCACGGGGCAGGACGAACTTATCTGGGTGACACCGGCCGATGAAAAACCGGTTGATCTCCCAAACGGGGCTGACGGAAAGCAATCTGCGAAATTCCCGACCCCTTTTTTAAGTGAACAACCGGCAACGGGGCAAAATTCCCCACCGATCCCTTTGCTGAAGGAAGAAAACGAAAAACCGGTCTATACCCTGCCGGAAAATGCCACGCTGGCAGGCAGTCAGGCGATGACTGCGTTGCTCGGTCGGGTGCCGGTCAATGGCACCGTGACAGACCCTTATCCGTTCAAGATCCTGATTGGTAAAGATAACCTGACCGCCAATGGTATCGAACTGCCGGAAGTGGAAGGGGCGGTGGTGTCCGGCTCGGCCAGTGGTGACTGGACCCTTTCCTGCGTACGCGGGCAGGTCAATGCCATCACGTTTGTGTTTCAGGATGGTACCGTGCGTACCCTGCCGGGCAAAGGGCAAAACCCGCAGGGTATCGGCTGGTTGTCGGATGAAAACGGCATTCCCTGTATCAGCGGTGAGCGTAAATCCAATGCCAGCACCTATCTGCCAACGTTGTTTGCCCTCTCGGCCATGAATTCAGCCGGGGACGCCTTGAACGAAAGCCAGCGCACCGCCCAAACCAACGGCGCTGGCGGTATCACTTCCGCCTTAACAGGCAACGCCGGACAGGCGGCATTAGGCAAAGCGATATCCGGGGGAATGAAGGAGATGGGCGAATGGCTTAAACAACGTTACAGCCAGACGTTTGATGCGGTTTACGTGCCGCCCGGTGCCGGTGTTGTGGTGCATCTCACCCAGAGTCTGGCGATAGATTACGAAACGAAAGGCCGTAAGGTGCACTACGGCGTGAGTGAACCCACTCAATATGATACTAATCAGGAAGCCTTAGATTAA
- a CDS encoding TIGR03749 family integrating conjugative element protein, whose translation MKWERIPLSLSLKVGQERIIFAERNVRIGLPPSLSDKLRVQSAGGAVYLKASHAFPSTRLQLQDSENGEIILLDVTAGKTDATEPVRIIYPNEKQPASTEKSQHQSKPQLSAPVPVALTRYAAQQLYAPLRTVESVTGIQPVNLHLPEFITTLYPSEPIDITPLAGWRLHHHTVVALKLRNPTQRKITLDPRELQGQFVAATFQHRWLAETGTPEDTTVLYLITKGLPDNIFIPEPVSVKPGGRHGS comes from the coding sequence ATGAAATGGGAACGTATTCCCTTATCCCTCTCGCTCAAGGTAGGGCAGGAGCGGATTATTTTTGCGGAGCGAAATGTCCGTATCGGTTTGCCCCCGTCACTCAGTGATAAATTGCGGGTACAAAGTGCCGGCGGGGCGGTGTACCTGAAAGCCAGCCATGCCTTCCCGTCAACCCGCCTGCAATTGCAGGACAGTGAAAACGGCGAAATCATCTTACTGGATGTGACCGCAGGAAAAACCGATGCCACTGAACCGGTACGCATTATTTACCCGAATGAAAAACAACCTGCTTCAACCGAAAAATCACAACACCAGAGTAAACCCCAATTATCTGCGCCCGTTCCGGTGGCCTTAACCCGCTATGCCGCCCAGCAACTGTATGCCCCATTGCGTACCGTCGAGTCGGTGACCGGCATCCAGCCGGTGAATCTGCATTTACCTGAGTTTATCACGACGCTTTACCCGTCAGAGCCGATTGACATTACCCCGCTGGCCGGCTGGAGGCTGCACCATCACACAGTGGTAGCACTGAAACTGCGCAATCCCACCCAACGAAAAATCACCCTCGACCCGCGAGAATTACAGGGGCAGTTTGTCGCGGCCACATTCCAGCATCGTTGGCTGGCTGAAACGGGGACGCCGGAGGATACGACGGTATTGTACCTCATCACAAAAGGGCTGCCGGATAATATCTTTATCCCTGAGCCGGTATCGGTGAAACCGGGAGGCCGCCATGGAAGTTAA
- a CDS encoding PFL_4703 family integrating conjugative element protein — translation MSRFRHAVKNRDQHILTLRVACGILVLVLLLSLTGWMASPRNLTIHHPPDLRTGSTRPWWEVPTPSVYSFAFYIFQQLNAWPKNGAQDYPAKIYALSPYLTPACQDFLRADARTRADSGELLDRVRVVYEIPGRGYETRSVTVRDRDNWVVRLDLVADEYYHAEPVKRALVRYPLKVVRWAGDAEHNPFGLALDCYDGMPQRLEALPQSVEEKKGVFQ, via the coding sequence ATGAGCCGGTTTCGTCATGCAGTCAAAAACCGGGATCAGCATATTCTGACCCTGCGAGTGGCGTGCGGCATTCTGGTATTGGTATTGCTGCTGAGTCTGACGGGTTGGATGGCGTCACCGCGTAATCTCACCATCCATCATCCACCCGATCTACGCACCGGCAGCACCCGTCCGTGGTGGGAAGTGCCCACACCCAGCGTCTACAGCTTTGCTTTTTATATTTTCCAGCAACTCAATGCCTGGCCGAAAAATGGCGCCCAGGATTATCCGGCCAAAATTTATGCGCTTTCCCCTTATCTGACGCCAGCCTGTCAGGATTTTCTGCGTGCGGATGCCCGAACCCGGGCTGACAGCGGTGAACTGCTCGACCGGGTGCGGGTGGTGTATGAAATCCCCGGCCGGGGCTACGAGACCCGCAGTGTGACGGTACGTGACCGCGATAACTGGGTGGTGCGGCTGGATTTGGTGGCCGATGAATACTATCACGCCGAACCGGTTAAACGGGCACTGGTGCGTTATCCGTTGAAAGTGGTGCGCTGGGCAGGGGATGCGGAACATAATCCCTTCGGGCTGGCACTGGACTGTTATGACGGGATGCCACAGCGGCTGGAAGCCCTGCCGCAATCAGTGGAAGAGAAAAAGGGGGTGTTTCAATGA
- a CDS encoding TIGR03750 family conjugal transfer protein, with the protein MQTIAFLPDRLNAEPVVFRGFTTPEMGLAALAGIVLGLAVSLPLIPLAGWVMIPTGMLVMPLLLISFGGRWLAQVKRGKPENYIWLKLEEKKRRLGLGDPAWIIAARGWSLRRSRRMR; encoded by the coding sequence ATGCAGACGATCGCTTTCTTGCCTGACCGTTTAAACGCCGAACCGGTGGTGTTTCGCGGGTTCACCACGCCTGAGATGGGACTGGCCGCACTGGCCGGGATCGTGCTCGGGCTGGCCGTCAGTCTTCCCCTGATCCCGTTAGCCGGTTGGGTCATGATACCGACCGGCATGCTGGTGATGCCCTTGTTACTGATTAGCTTTGGCGGACGCTGGCTTGCGCAGGTTAAACGTGGCAAGCCGGAGAATTATATTTGGCTGAAGCTGGAAGAGAAAAAACGCCGGCTGGGTCTCGGTGATCCGGCCTGGATTATTGCCGCCCGGGGCTGGTCGTTGCGCCGTAGCAGGAGAATGCGATGA
- a CDS encoding TIGR03745 family integrating conjugative element membrane protein produces the protein MLLFGFSCQSAWADLPAIEPPKSGGGGGLLGQAKGYAQDGIVIGGLILSAVAFFKVASAAVETFSEVRDGKSTWTQFGAIVVVGVVLLVAVIWLLSKSASIIF, from the coding sequence ATGTTGTTATTCGGGTTTTCCTGTCAATCCGCCTGGGCTGATTTACCCGCTATTGAGCCACCCAAAAGTGGGGGCGGGGGCGGATTATTGGGGCAGGCGAAAGGGTACGCGCAGGATGGCATTGTGATTGGCGGGTTGATCCTCTCGGCGGTGGCGTTCTTTAAGGTCGCCTCGGCCGCCGTCGAAACCTTTTCTGAAGTGCGGGATGGCAAATCAACCTGGACCCAGTTTGGTGCCATCGTTGTGGTCGGCGTGGTGTTGCTGGTTGCCGTGATTTGGTTGCTGTCGAAATCGGCCAGCATTATCTTTTAA
- a CDS encoding TIGR03758 family integrating conjugative element protein translates to MTPAQRNAFDVASGHFDITFLYLVCVGFFLATLFFWAAWAAVDVWNGWANEKVRNQTLSQFALRTAVLLVVAVWMFAS, encoded by the coding sequence ATGACGCCGGCGCAACGCAATGCCTTTGACGTGGCCTCCGGGCACTTTGATATCACTTTTTTGTATCTGGTATGTGTCGGATTTTTCTTAGCCACCTTATTTTTCTGGGCGGCCTGGGCGGCGGTGGATGTCTGGAACGGCTGGGCAAATGAAAAAGTGCGTAATCAGACCCTCAGCCAGTTTGCCCTGCGAACCGCGGTATTGCTGGTCGTGGCTGTCTGGATGTTTGCCAGTTAA
- a CDS encoding RAQPRD family integrative conjugative element protein encodes MRGGFSISCFAGLLGLAMLCMPLAQAAEKDELASAKRLIEQVQMALERASLAEKQSDTAKRPRYEFDYSRIKADLNTIKAGIDHYLMPSRDQPHESGLLSGHYRQENPQ; translated from the coding sequence ATGCGCGGTGGCTTTTCCATATCCTGTTTTGCCGGCCTGCTGGGATTGGCTATGTTGTGTATGCCGCTGGCTCAGGCGGCCGAGAAAGATGAGCTGGCCAGTGCAAAGCGTCTGATTGAGCAGGTGCAAATGGCCCTGGAGCGTGCAAGTCTCGCAGAAAAGCAATCTGACACTGCAAAACGCCCTCGTTATGAGTTTGATTACTCCCGTATCAAAGCCGATCTCAACACCATTAAAGCCGGTATCGATCACTACCTGATGCCTTCCCGTGACCAGCCCCATGAATCCGGTTTGTTATCCGGCCATTACCGGCAGGAAAACCCGCAATGA
- a CDS encoding DUF5710 domain-containing protein, producing the protein MLRIDLNVPDDEYEKVRKLGAHWDAAAQTWYIDNSFDPTPFMNWLPFYNVHAEFWYLAQTLTSCPHCHQPTTVTAFMLPARHQRLEANNDDEPGTEVGYTEQDSPAFLFYLADIPTIVRSVLPGFHHTLRKVVSQRLRRQHWINHCEHCGTPQDDTDLFAEAGGAFFPATKEQAAAIQLHRIDQPFVGYCEDISHHHYHFDPKGGSHIGKACDWFEWMTPVVNVPSKYLQ; encoded by the coding sequence ATGCTGCGAATTGATTTAAACGTCCCCGACGATGAATACGAGAAAGTACGGAAGCTGGGCGCTCACTGGGATGCGGCCGCCCAAACCTGGTATATCGACAACAGTTTTGACCCGACCCCGTTTATGAACTGGTTGCCGTTCTACAATGTCCATGCGGAATTCTGGTATCTGGCTCAAACCCTGACGTCATGCCCACACTGTCATCAACCCACCACCGTGACGGCATTTATGCTGCCGGCCAGACACCAGCGACTGGAAGCGAATAACGATGATGAACCCGGCACGGAAGTGGGCTATACCGAGCAGGACAGCCCGGCGTTTCTGTTTTATCTCGCTGATATTCCCACTATTGTGCGTAGTGTGCTGCCCGGTTTTCACCACACCCTGCGCAAAGTGGTCAGCCAACGACTGCGCAGGCAGCACTGGATAAATCACTGCGAACACTGTGGCACACCGCAGGATGATACCGACCTGTTTGCCGAAGCCGGTGGGGCATTCTTTCCGGCGACCAAAGAGCAAGCGGCCGCTATTCAGCTTCACCGTATTGATCAGCCTTTTGTCGGGTATTGTGAAGATATCTCACATCATCACTATCATTTTGATCCGAAGGGAGGGAGCCATATCGGTAAAGCCTGTGACTGGTTTGAATGGATGACACCGGTGGTGAATGTGCCGTCAAAGTATCTTCAATAG